Below is a genomic region from Pyrococcus kukulkanii.
GCTTTTATAGCATTTGAAGTCTTTACAATGCTTCTTCCGATTATATTTGAGGGCGGAAAAGTCATTGAAGTTCTTCTTTTCCCGATAGTTCTCTGGTTCTTGGCCCTCTTTTACTTTACGCTGCACATGTATGGCTATTTGGCAAAGTTGAGCACAAAAACTTTTAAACAGTTTTGTTAAAATCACGTCACTGGGAGTGGTATAATCGGAGGGATGTCCCATGAAGTTCTCAGTTCTGAAGCTCGATGTGGAGAAGAAGGAAGTAGAGTTCAAGGAGTTCGAGAAGGATGATGTCTATGGTATAATTGACTACGGACTACACGTTCACAATGAACTCAAGACTTATGAAGTGGATCCTTACGATCCTAGGAACGTTGTCATCTTTGGTAAAGGTCCTTTTGCAGGTTCGGCCCTTCCTGGGGCTCATAGATTGATGTTCTTCTTTAGGTCACCCCTTTACGGTACCTTGTTCCCTTCCGCTATGGGTGGCGCAGCATATCAATTCCAGCATGTTGGCGTTGACTTCGTTGAAATCCATGGCAAGGCGGAGAAGCCGGTAGTTATAATACTCAAGAACGACGGTGAAAATCTGAGTGTTGATTTCTACGAGATGGAGCTTGGGAAGGTCATGGAGATATGGAGGGACTATAAGGGTGAGGAGGGTGTCTATGCCTTAACCCAGTACCTCCTAGATAGCTTCGCCGAGCAGTTTAAGGGAATGGAGTTCAGGATCGCCGTAGTCGGCCCAGCCGCCCTGAACAGTAACTATGGGGCTATATTCTCCCAAGCCCTGAGGAACGGAAAGAGGATGGTCGGTAGCGAGGACTGGGCGGCGAGGGGAGGTTCGGGTAGCGTTCTCTTGAGGGCCCACAACGTTGTTGCAATAATTTTCGGTGGAAAGAAGAGGAAAAAGGAGTTTCCGAATGAGGATATAGGCAACTTCAAGACCGCGAAAGAGATAGTGGAGGGAGTTCATAAGAAGCCCTACAATGAGGTCATCACAAATGCAACCGTCAAGTACAGGTTCAATCCTAAACTCAACACTGGCGGTACATTCGGTGGGAACTATCCGGCCGAAGGTGATCTGGTGCCCATTCTCAACTGGCAGATGCCCTACATTCCCAAGGAGGACAGGATAAAGATCCACGAGCTCATAATGAAGCACTACTGGGAGCCCTTCAACGAGGAATCAATAAAGCCCAAGAATTGGACGATGTGTGGAGAACCCTGTCCTGTTGTCTGTAAGAAGCACAGGAAAGGCCACCATGTCGAGTATGAGCCCTATGAAGCCAACGGTCCCCTCAGTGGTAGTATTGTTCTACACGCTAGTGACATAAGCGTTCACGCTGTCGATGCTATGGGCTTTGATGCGATAGAGTTTGGAGGAACAGCCGCATGGGTTCTTGAGCTTGTCTATAGGGGATTGCTCAAGCCCGAGGAAGTTGGAATTAGCGCTAAGCCTGAATTCACTAAAGACGCATTAATTCAGAACCCTGTGGAAACAAGTGAGCTTAACGCTAAGCTTGTAGCTGAGTTGGCTCATGCGGTTGCCTTCGCGAAGACCGAAATAGCAAAGATCATTGGCCTCGGCAAGAGGAAGGCGAGTGCAATCCTTGATGAGAAGTTCAAGGACAGGCTTAACTATGGCGAGTCATTCAAGGACTACGCTGTCTTCACGCCGCTTGGCGAGGATGGAGAGATCAACCCAACGATGTACTGGGCAATTGGAAACTACATTCCATTACCAATACAGGGAAGGTACTGGACGTTCTATGAGTTCGGCGTCTTCCTTGAGCCCGAAGAGTTGGCAAGCAAGATAATCTCCTCAGCCCTCTGGGAGTTCTGGTACGACAACATTGGCTGGTGTAGGTTCCACAGAAGATGGATGAAGCCCGTTCTTAAGGCCCTATTCATGGAGGCCTATGGCGTTAATGTTGACATGGAGGAGCACGCCAAGAAGCAGCTCAGGAGGCTAATAGATTACGCCAAGAGGGCCGGATACACTCCAGTCTTCTGGGACAGCATGAGGGTTATCGACCTCGTGGCCGCAGGTAGCAAAGAGTTCGGCAACGAGAAGTGGGCCAGGAAGTTTGAGAAGGATAAGATAGGAACTGCAAGGGAGTACCTAAAGAAGGTTCTTGATGCTTACAGCCAGATACTTGGCGTTGATTGGAGCATTTGATTTAAATATCCTCCTTCTTTATCATTTCTGGTGATGCTATGATCAAGGCCGTGTTCTTTGACTTCGTTGGGACTTTACTAAGTAATGAAGCTGAAGCTGAGACCCACCTCAAGATAATGGAGGAAGTCGTAAAGGGAACCAATGTAGACCCAAAGGAACTCCTTGAGAAGTATGAAAAGCTAACGAGGGAAGCCTTCTCAAGCTACGCAGGAAAGCCTTTCAAGCCGATAAGGGTTATAGAAGAGGAAATTATGAAGAAGCTTTCCCAGGAGTATGGAATAAAGTTCCCTGAGAACTTCTGGGAGATCCACTTGAAGATGCACCAAACTTATGGTAAGCTTTACCCTGAGGTTGTTGAGGTTCTTAAGGAGCTTAAGGCAAGGGGTTATCACGTCGGCCTAATAACGGACTCTGACAATGATTACCTTAGGGCTCACCTTGAGGCTCTGGGAATCCTTGACTTGTTCGACTCAATAACTACAAGCGAGGAAGCGGGCTTCTTCAAGCCTCATCCCAGGGTCTTTGAAGTTGCGTTAAAGAAGGCTGGAGTCAAGGGTGAGGAAGCTATATACATTGGAGACAACCCAGTTAAGGATTGCGGAGGGGCTAGGCAGCTGGATATGCTCTCAGTTCTTGTGGATAGAACTGGGGAAAAGAAAGAGCTTTGGAAGGAGTGCGAGTTTGTGGTTTCTGACTTAAGGGAGGTCATAAAGATAATAGAAGAGCTTGGCGGTCAGTAACGGCAGGGCTCATCACATTTCAGGGGTAGCAAATTTCATCATTCCAGCCTTTTCTTTGCTTCAATTACCCTCTGTATAAACGTTATCCATGCGAGTACTGCGACTAAGTATACTCCCACCCATACAATGTTTAGTATTGCTGTCACCATTATGATTATCAGTCTCTCTCCCCTCTCAGCTATTCCTACAGCAAGGGTTCCAGAGCCGGCGAGCTCTGCCCTACACCTTGTGTAACTGACCATGTACGATCCAATAAGGGCTAGAAAAGCCATCCTCCAGTCAACTAATTCTCCAAGGGCTATTCCAAATAGAACTGCCGCATCGCTTATCCTGTCGAGGGTCGAGTCTAGGAATCCTCCGAACCTTGTAACCCTACCGGTAAGTCTTGCTAGGGAACCGTCGAGGGCATCTATAAATGATCCGAAGATCAATATTAAACCTGCGATGATCTGGTTGCCAAGGTAAAATTCATAAGCAGAAGCAAAAGTTATTAGAAGTCCTATAACGGTTAGCTGGTTTGGTGTTATTCCAGCTTTGGCTAGAGGGCTGGCTATTCTCTCTAGGTATTTCTTAGTTATTGGCCTTAGCTTGCTCAGCATCCCCTTTAACCTCCACGACTTTCTTG
It encodes:
- the gor gene encoding glyceraldehyde-3-phosphate:ferredoxin oxidoreductase translates to MKFSVLKLDVEKKEVEFKEFEKDDVYGIIDYGLHVHNELKTYEVDPYDPRNVVIFGKGPFAGSALPGAHRLMFFFRSPLYGTLFPSAMGGAAYQFQHVGVDFVEIHGKAEKPVVIILKNDGENLSVDFYEMELGKVMEIWRDYKGEEGVYALTQYLLDSFAEQFKGMEFRIAVVGPAALNSNYGAIFSQALRNGKRMVGSEDWAARGGSGSVLLRAHNVVAIIFGGKKRKKEFPNEDIGNFKTAKEIVEGVHKKPYNEVITNATVKYRFNPKLNTGGTFGGNYPAEGDLVPILNWQMPYIPKEDRIKIHELIMKHYWEPFNEESIKPKNWTMCGEPCPVVCKKHRKGHHVEYEPYEANGPLSGSIVLHASDISVHAVDAMGFDAIEFGGTAAWVLELVYRGLLKPEEVGISAKPEFTKDALIQNPVETSELNAKLVAELAHAVAFAKTEIAKIIGLGKRKASAILDEKFKDRLNYGESFKDYAVFTPLGEDGEINPTMYWAIGNYIPLPIQGRYWTFYEFGVFLEPEELASKIISSALWEFWYDNIGWCRFHRRWMKPVLKALFMEAYGVNVDMEEHAKKQLRRLIDYAKRAGYTPVFWDSMRVIDLVAAGSKEFGNEKWARKFEKDKIGTAREYLKKVLDAYSQILGVDWSI
- a CDS encoding TIGR02253 family HAD-type hydrolase, whose product is MIKAVFFDFVGTLLSNEAEAETHLKIMEEVVKGTNVDPKELLEKYEKLTREAFSSYAGKPFKPIRVIEEEIMKKLSQEYGIKFPENFWEIHLKMHQTYGKLYPEVVEVLKELKARGYHVGLITDSDNDYLRAHLEALGILDLFDSITTSEEAGFFKPHPRVFEVALKKAGVKGEEAIYIGDNPVKDCGGARQLDMLSVLVDRTGEKKELWKECEFVVSDLREVIKIIEELGGQ
- the pgsA gene encoding archaetidylinositol phosphate synthase, which encodes MLSKLRPITKKYLERIASPLAKAGITPNQLTVIGLLITFASAYEFYLGNQIIAGLILIFGSFIDALDGSLARLTGRVTRFGGFLDSTLDRISDAAVLFGIALGELVDWRMAFLALIGSYMVSYTRCRAELAGSGTLAVGIAERGERLIIIMVTAILNIVWVGVYLVAVLAWITFIQRVIEAKKRLE